The following DNA comes from Nocardia sp. NBC_01327.
GCCGCTTTCAAAATCAAACCGACCGGTTGCTGCGATCGACAATCATCATCGATTTCAAGGATCCCAAGAAGGAACGTTCCCGGGCAATCAAGCTCAACGTCGCCTCCTCTTGGGATCTGTGGTGGACCTCCGGTCGAGACCGCCAGCCTTCGCTGATGCAGAGCACCATCACGCTCTCCAACGAATTCTTCCGGGAAGTCATCGACCACCCCGTCCCGGTGGACATGAACGTCCTGAACATGCTGCAGTCCTCGCCAATGGCCATGGACATCTACATCTGGCTGACGTACCGGATGTTCAGGCTCGAAGACCCCTACCTGATTTCCTGGCCCTTGCTCATGTTGCAATTCGGATCGAACTTGGCCGACACCAAACAGGGCCGCTTCCAGTTCAAACGGGACTTCAACAAGCACCTCGAGGCGGTCCGGGTGTTCTACCCGGAGCTAAGGGTAAAAGTTGATCTCAAAGCGGGTCTGACGCTGTACCCCAGCGACCCCCACGTATTGAAGCGGCCCGCACGCCGGCTTCGCGCGCTGCCCGGACCCACCGAGCGCGACACTTCCCTCGGTGCCGGTTGATCGTCGGCGACAAGGGCGTCACAGTGACATAA
Coding sequences within:
- a CDS encoding replication protein RepA, whose amino-acid sequence is MLTDMVRPKRNEAELAAVAAELQAQRERDDQDVGFMGRLFTQFSLPYKDPGDDVSVWGRESGLVKITVQPGMTIDEGKPRSVGFPYGGVPRLILAHVSTEAVLTGEPRIKLGHSQSEFMRTVGLGRATGGRTGSIGRFQNQTDRLLRSTIIIDFKDPKKERSRAIKLNVASSWDLWWTSGRDRQPSLMQSTITLSNEFFREVIDHPVPVDMNVLNMLQSSPMAMDIYIWLTYRMFRLEDPYLISWPLLMLQFGSNLADTKQGRFQFKRDFNKHLEAVRVFYPELRVKVDLKAGLTLYPSDPHVLKRPARRLRALPGPTERDTSLGAG